The nucleotide window CTCGATCGGCCTGCTCAAGAAGCCGTACGTCTTCATCCGGGGCAACCACGACTCCGGCAAGACGGCCGCCGCGGTGGCCCGTCAGCCGAACGCCATCGTGTTGAACAACACGACCACGACTGTCGCCGGGCTGACCATCGCCGGCATCGGCGACCCGCGCTTCACGCCGGACAAGAACACCTCCCCCGCCGGCAGCGGGTTGACCCAGCAGGTGGCCGACCAGGTGATCGGGGCCGGCAACCAGCTCGCCGCGACGGTGCGCAGCTCACCCCGACCGGTCAACATCGCGCTCGTGCACGACCCGGCGTCGGCCGGGCCGCTCGCCGGCACCTGCCCGCTGGTGCTGGCCGGGCACACCCACTCCCGGCAGGTCTCCAAGCTGCCGCAGGCACCCGGGCAGCAGCCCACCACGCTGATGGTGGAGGGCTCCACCGGGGGCGCCGGGCTGCGCGGCCTGGAGGGCGAGAAGCCCACCCCGCTGTCGATGAGCGTGCTCTACTTCGACCAGCAGAAGATGCTCCAGGCGTACGACACCATCACCGTCGGCGGCACCGGGCAGGCCCAGGTCAACCTGGAACGACGCCTGGTGGAGAACCCGACCGCCGGTGTGCCGGTCACACCCACGCCCACGCCGACCGACGGTGTCCCGGCCACACCCACACCCACGCCGACCGGCTGAGCCGACGCCGGCGGGCGCGGACGGTCAGCGGAGGGCGATGGCGGCCAGGGCGGCGTTGACGATGCTGCCGGGCAGCAGGTCGTGCAGTTCGTACAGCTCGGCGACGCTGCCGGACTGGCCGAACTCGTCCACGCCGAGCGGCACCGCCGGCGCGCCGACCGCCGAGCCGAGCCAGGCCATCGCGTGCGACGCGGCGTCGTGCACGCTCACCACCGGCACCCGATCGGCGAACGCGGACCGCAGCGCGCCCGGCACGCTGGGCACCGTGGCCGTCCGTACGCCCTGGCGCAGGGTGCGCTGCCAGGCCCGGTAGAGCCGGTCCAGCGAGGTCACGTCCACCACGTGCGCGGCGATGCCCTCGTCGGCCAGCTCCGCCGCGGCGGCCAGCACCTCGGGCAGCACCGCGCCGGAGGCGGCCAACTGCACCACCGGGGCGTCGACCAGGTGCGGGTACGCCTGGTGCGCGTCGACCAGCCGGTACGCCCCGGCGACCACCTGTCGGCGCAGCACCGCGTCGCCGAGCCGTGCCCGGGCCGCCTCGAACGGCGCCTGGTCCAACGGTCGGGTGCTCAACCGGAAGTAGTACGCGCCGTCCTCGGTTGGCGCGGCCGTCGCGGACGGGGCCGCCCCGCCCGCGATCTGCCCCAGCGCGTCGCAGAGCAGCCAGTCGAGGCTGCCCGCGTACGCCGGCTCGACGAAGGTCACCCCGGGCAACTCCAGGCCGACCGACGCGGTAATGGTGGACTGGTGGGCGCCGCCCTCCGGGGCGAGGGTGATGCCGGACGGGGTGCCGGCGACCACGAACCGCGAGCCGGAGTACGTGCCGTACAGGAACGCGTCGAGACCGCGCAGCACGAACGGGTCGTAGACGGTGCCCACCGGCAGCAGCGGCTGACCAGACAGGTCCCAGGACAGCCCGAGCTGGCCGAGCAGCAGGAACAGGTTCATCTCCGAGATGCCCAGCTCGATGTGCTGCCCGGCGGGGCTCTCCGTCCAACGCAGCATCCGGTCCTCGGTCCAGGAGCGCTGCTCGGTCGGGGCGAAGACCCCGGTCTTGTTGATGAACCCGGCGAGGTTGGTGGAGGTGGCCACGTCCGGGGCTGTGGTGACCAGGTAGCGGCCCACCTCCCGGTCCCGCGCCAGGTCCACCAGCACCCGACCGAAGACCTCCTGCGTGGAGATCGGCTTGTTGGCGCGTACTCCAATGCTCTCCGGAACGGTGACCCCGAGCGCACGCTCGCGCGGCGCGCGGGACAGCGCCTCCCGGCGGGCACCGGCCTGGATGCCGGCGGGCGACGACGGGTCGAGGCGGTCCCACTCGGTCTCGGCCGTCAACCCCTGCGCGGCGCGCAGCGTGTCGACCTGCTCCGAGCTGAGCAGCGCGGAATGGTTGCGCGGGTTGCCGGCGATGGGCAACCCCCAACCCTTCACCGTGTACGCGAAGACGACGCTGGGCCGGTCGGTGACCGCGTCGCACTGGGCGTACGCGTCCAGCATCGCCTGAAGGTCGTGCCCGCCCAGGTCGGTGACGAGCGGGCTCAGCTCCTCGTCGCTGACGTGGGCGATCAGCTCGTCGATGCCGGCCGGCGCGCCGTCCAGGAACTGCTTGCGCAGCGCCGGCCCGGCCAGCCCGAACAGCGACTGGTACTGCTCGTTGGGCATCGCGTCGATCCAGTCGCGCAACGCCTCGCCGCCCGGCCGGGCGTACGCCTCGGCGAGCCGACGGCCGTACTTGACCTCCACGACGTGCCAGCCGGCCGCCTCGAACTGGCCCCGCCACTGGTTGATCCGGATGCCGGGGACCACCCGGTCCAGCGACTGGCGGTTGAAGTCGACCAGCCACATGACGTTGCCCAGCCCGGTGGTCGCCGGATCGGCCACCGCCTCCCAGATGTTGCCCTCGTCCAGCTCGGCGTCACCGATCAACGCCACGAACCGGGAGTGCGGGCGGGCCCCGAAGTGCGCGTCGACGTACCGCCGGGTGGCGGCGGCGAAGAGCGGCGCCGCCGCGCCCAGGCCGACCGAACCGGTGGAGAAGTCCACAGCGTCCGGGTCCTTGGTGCGCGACGGGTACGACTGGAGGCCGCCACGGGCCCGCAGCCGGGGCAGGTAGGAGCGGTCCAGGTTGCCGAGCAGGTACTGGATGGCGTGGAACACCGGGGACGCGTGCGGCTTCACGGCGACCCGGTCCTCGGCGTCCAGGTGCGCGAACCAGAGCGCTGTCATCGCCGTGACCAGGGAGGCGCTGGACGCCTGGTGACCGCCGACCTTCACACCGTCGCCGGTGGCCCGGTCATGGTTGGCGGCGTCCACGATCCGGGTGGCGAGCCAGAGCACCCGCCGCTGGATCTCGTCGAGGACATCGAGGTCGTGCTCGGTCACGGTGGCTCCATCCAGGCGTCGCCGTTGACGCCCTCGCGAGGGGTGCGGGGTGGCCGCGTAGTCGACAGG belongs to Micromonospora ureilytica and includes:
- a CDS encoding transketolase-like TK C-terminal-containing protein, which encodes MTEHDLDVLDEIQRRVLWLATRIVDAANHDRATGDGVKVGGHQASSASLVTAMTALWFAHLDAEDRVAVKPHASPVFHAIQYLLGNLDRSYLPRLRARGGLQSYPSRTKDPDAVDFSTGSVGLGAAAPLFAAATRRYVDAHFGARPHSRFVALIGDAELDEGNIWEAVADPATTGLGNVMWLVDFNRQSLDRVVPGIRINQWRGQFEAAGWHVVEVKYGRRLAEAYARPGGEALRDWIDAMPNEQYQSLFGLAGPALRKQFLDGAPAGIDELIAHVSDEELSPLVTDLGGHDLQAMLDAYAQCDAVTDRPSVVFAYTVKGWGLPIAGNPRNHSALLSSEQVDTLRAAQGLTAETEWDRLDPSSPAGIQAGARREALSRAPRERALGVTVPESIGVRANKPISTQEVFGRVLVDLARDREVGRYLVTTAPDVATSTNLAGFINKTGVFAPTEQRSWTEDRMLRWTESPAGQHIELGISEMNLFLLLGQLGLSWDLSGQPLLPVGTVYDPFVLRGLDAFLYGTYSGSRFVVAGTPSGITLAPEGGAHQSTITASVGLELPGVTFVEPAYAGSLDWLLCDALGQIAGGAAPSATAAPTEDGAYYFRLSTRPLDQAPFEAARARLGDAVLRRQVVAGAYRLVDAHQAYPHLVDAPVVQLAASGAVLPEVLAAAAELADEGIAAHVVDVTSLDRLYRAWQRTLRQGVRTATVPSVPGALRSAFADRVPVVSVHDAASHAMAWLGSAVGAPAVPLGVDEFGQSGSVAELYELHDLLPGSIVNAALAAIALR